The Marinilongibacter aquaticus genome has a window encoding:
- a CDS encoding complex I subunit 4 family protein has protein sequence MSIIILLLIPLAAALITFLLGKENDGRARSIALASAGVSLLAFLYAATQNEEALSFAKPWIGNFNLQLKFTMDGLSLLLVGLTELLVLLIILSNSQNEQEKPHLFYSLILLTQFSLVGVFTAGDLFLFYFFYEAALIPVYILATGWGTEQSKSSAFKMLIYTVFGSLFMLVALVYVYTKGQTADIEALHATAQLLPAAVQACLFAAFLLAFAIKMPLFPLHTWQPNAYTDSPMTATMLLSGLLSKMGVFGLLKIALPFAPMGAKEWALCASVLAIIGLIYGSIIAIKQDDMKRLVAYSSFAHMGLMAAAVFTASLEGFQGAAFQMVAHGLNAFGLFFVVKIISERTGSRSLSALGGISQSAPWLSIFFMVILLGAVALPLTNGFVGEFLMLKSVFAFNGVLGVVAGLSIIFGAVYMLRMFQKAMFGEKSSETMEIEDVRGTEAFILALVAVLVIVMGVYPNMILKISEPAAKSLVDYLAAI, from the coding sequence ATGTCGATCATTATTTTATTGTTGATACCATTGGCTGCGGCTTTGATTACCTTTTTGCTTGGAAAGGAAAATGATGGCCGTGCGAGAAGTATTGCTCTTGCCTCTGCGGGTGTTTCTCTTCTTGCTTTTCTTTATGCCGCAACTCAAAACGAAGAAGCCTTGAGCTTTGCCAAACCTTGGATAGGCAATTTCAATCTCCAACTGAAATTCACGATGGACGGATTGAGCTTGTTGTTGGTGGGCTTGACAGAATTGTTGGTATTGCTTATAATTTTGAGCAACAGCCAAAATGAACAAGAAAAACCACACCTGTTTTACAGTTTGATACTGCTTACGCAATTCAGTTTGGTGGGGGTGTTTACTGCAGGCGATTTATTCTTGTTTTACTTTTTCTATGAAGCGGCACTAATTCCGGTCTACATTTTGGCTACGGGTTGGGGCACAGAGCAGTCGAAATCTTCGGCCTTCAAGATGTTAATCTATACCGTTTTCGGTAGTTTGTTTATGTTGGTGGCTTTGGTTTATGTGTATACCAAAGGGCAAACGGCAGACATTGAAGCTTTACACGCGACGGCACAACTGTTGCCCGCTGCGGTGCAGGCCTGCTTATTTGCAGCGTTTTTATTGGCTTTTGCCATTAAGATGCCATTGTTTCCCTTGCATACTTGGCAGCCTAATGCCTATACAGATTCGCCGATGACGGCCACAATGCTTTTGTCTGGACTTTTGTCGAAAATGGGAGTATTCGGTCTTTTGAAAATCGCTTTGCCTTTTGCTCCAATGGGGGCTAAAGAATGGGCTTTGTGTGCCAGCGTTTTGGCGATAATTGGTTTGATTTACGGATCGATAATAGCCATTAAGCAAGACGACATGAAGCGTTTGGTGGCGTATTCCTCTTTTGCACACATGGGGTTGATGGCCGCGGCGGTGTTTACCGCGAGCTTGGAAGGTTTTCAAGGAGCGGCTTTCCAGATGGTGGCTCACGGTTTGAATGCCTTTGGCCTCTTCTTTGTGGTGAAAATCATTTCGGAACGTACAGGTTCAAGAAGCCTTTCTGCCTTGGGAGGGATTTCGCAATCGGCTCCTTGGCTCAGTATCTTTTTCATGGTTATCTTGTTGGGAGCTGTAGCTTTGCCGCTTACAAACGGTTTTGTTGGTGAGTTTTTGATGCTGAAATCGGTTTTTGCCTTCAATGGTGTGTTGGGTGTGGTAGCGGGATTGAGCATCATTTTCGGAGCAGTGTATATGTTGAGAATGTTTCAGAAAGCCATGTTTGGCGAGAAAAGCTCTGAAACTATGGAAATAGAAGACGTTCGCGGAACAGAAGCCTTCATCTTGGCTTTGGTTGCGGTTCTTGTAATTGTGATGGGAGTTTATCCCAATATGATTTTGAAAATATCTGAACCAGCAGCAAAGAGCTTGGTGGATTATTTAGCGGCAATTTAA
- the nuoL gene encoding NADH-quinone oxidoreductase subunit L, with translation MSLITLIPLFPLIGFLINGLGYKKISHSLVAPIGIGASVLSFICTVLVFLQFKETGETIVQPLFSWITVGGFDVSFAFQIDQLSILMLFIITGVGSLIHLYSMGYMGHDAGYGKFFAYLNLFLFSMLLLVMGANYLIMFIGWEGVGLCSYLLIGFWNKRSDFGDAARKAFIMNRVGDLGFLIGIFLIVKQFGTLEYLSVFEQAKGLQVGDISVMFITFCLFIGAMGKSAQIPLFTWLPDAMAGPTPVSALIHAATMVTSGIYMVVRSNVLYTLSPDTLEFVAWIGTFTAVLAASIAIFQNDIKKVLAYSTVSQLGYMFIGLGVMAYTSGFFHVITHAFFKALLFLGAGSVIHAMSDEQDIRKMGGLWSKIKITAVTFLIGTIAISGLPPFAGFFSKDEILAHVFEHNKLMWALGMLGSFMTSFYMFRLFFLTFTGEFRGSKEQKEHLHESPSSMTIPLMALAALSIVGGFIGFPEIFHLPHALADFMAPIYDNSKAVFAGFGEVHVEHSTEWILMLTSVAVALVALILAYVLYVKQGSRPAADGEISGIKKWLADKYYLDEAYNAVFVNTTEKLSVFFGNVLDTKVIDGAVNGLGTLVGLCNKWIGKLQTGSTGFYLILMGGAIAVILFLNMGNELLESLNHIFKAQTK, from the coding sequence ATGTCCTTAATCACCCTCATTCCCTTGTTTCCCTTGATCGGCTTCTTGATCAATGGATTGGGGTATAAAAAAATCAGCCACTCACTCGTTGCACCCATCGGCATTGGAGCGTCGGTATTGTCTTTCATTTGCACGGTTTTGGTTTTTCTGCAATTCAAAGAAACAGGCGAGACCATTGTGCAGCCTTTGTTTTCGTGGATTACGGTCGGCGGATTCGACGTGTCTTTTGCCTTTCAGATCGATCAATTGAGCATACTCATGCTCTTTATCATCACGGGAGTCGGGTCTTTAATTCATCTGTATTCCATGGGTTACATGGGACATGATGCGGGTTACGGCAAGTTTTTTGCCTATCTCAATCTCTTCCTTTTCTCTATGTTGCTTTTGGTGATGGGAGCCAATTACCTGATCATGTTCATTGGTTGGGAAGGTGTAGGGCTTTGTTCGTATTTGCTTATCGGCTTTTGGAACAAACGCTCGGATTTTGGCGATGCGGCCAGAAAGGCTTTCATCATGAACCGTGTCGGCGACTTGGGTTTTCTTATTGGAATTTTCTTGATCGTCAAGCAATTTGGCACGTTGGAATATCTCTCTGTTTTCGAACAGGCCAAAGGTTTGCAGGTTGGCGATATCAGCGTGATGTTCATTACCTTTTGCCTCTTTATCGGGGCGATGGGTAAATCGGCACAAATACCGCTTTTTACTTGGCTGCCCGACGCGATGGCGGGTCCAACTCCAGTTTCTGCTTTGATTCACGCCGCGACCATGGTGACCTCGGGTATTTACATGGTGGTACGAAGCAATGTGCTGTATACCTTGTCGCCCGATACGCTTGAGTTTGTGGCTTGGATCGGTACTTTCACGGCTGTTTTGGCTGCATCAATCGCGATCTTTCAGAACGATATCAAAAAAGTATTGGCCTACTCTACGGTTAGCCAATTGGGCTACATGTTCATTGGCTTGGGTGTGATGGCTTACACTTCGGGCTTTTTCCATGTGATTACGCACGCTTTCTTTAAAGCACTCTTGTTTTTGGGAGCGGGCTCGGTGATCCATGCGATGAGCGATGAACAAGATATTCGCAAAATGGGTGGGCTTTGGTCGAAAATCAAAATTACCGCCGTCACCTTCTTGATCGGTACCATTGCGATTTCTGGTCTACCGCCTTTTGCTGGTTTTTTCTCGAAAGATGAAATTTTGGCACATGTATTCGAGCACAATAAATTGATGTGGGCTTTGGGCATGTTGGGTTCTTTCATGACATCCTTCTACATGTTCCGTTTGTTTTTCCTGACATTCACGGGCGAGTTTAGAGGGTCGAAAGAGCAAAAAGAGCATTTGCACGAGTCGCCTTCGAGCATGACCATCCCTTTGATGGCATTGGCTGCATTGTCGATTGTGGGCGGTTTCATTGGTTTCCCCGAAATATTTCATCTTCCTCATGCTTTGGCCGATTTTATGGCACCGATTTACGACAATTCGAAAGCGGTATTTGCGGGCTTTGGCGAGGTGCACGTAGAGCACAGTACAGAATGGATTTTAATGCTGACTTCGGTTGCGGTGGCTTTGGTTGCATTGATTCTGGCCTACGTATTGTATGTGAAGCAAGGTTCTAGACCGGCAGCAGATGGCGAGATTTCGGGAATAAAAAAGTGGCTTGCCGACAAGTATTATTTAGACGAAGCGTACAATGCAGTTTTTGTGAATACAACCGAAAAGCTTTCGGTTTTCTTTGGGAATGTACTCGATACGAAAGTAATAGATGGTGCTGTGAACGGATTGGGAACTTTGGTAGGGCTGTGCAATAAATGGATTGGAAAATTGCAGACAGGTTCTACCGGATTCTATTTGATCTTGATGGGTGGTGCCATTGCAGTCATATTGTTTTTAAACATGGGAAATGAATTGTTGGAAAGTCTTAACCATATTTTCAAAGCTCAAACCAAATAG